From the genome of Stigmatopora nigra isolate UIUO_SnigA chromosome 2, RoL_Snig_1.1, whole genome shotgun sequence:
TCGTGCACGTGAAAGAGTGCCCCCTTTCGTCATGAATGAACGACGTCACCGAATGCATGCACTTTGCCCATCATTTTCCGCCAAATTGATGCATATGACGTTTTGCCAATCACATCAAAATATGTATTAGAATGAAGAGCTGTTCTTTATGATAAATACTTCATTTTGTGCATTGCAGATGGCAGCCATCATTTTCACAATGCTGCGTTACACAATCCCTCAAGGTGACGTCACGTGACCCAGTGGAGTCCAGCTTTTACATTGAATCGAGgtatgacattttaaatgatcttttccatgtaaaataatgcaaaagtaGAGCTATCAAAAATGGACACATCCTGCCTTATATGGTGCTTCCGGGGAACAGGGGCGCTCGTGTACAAAGCTAGACAGGGGGAGGCTGGGGGGGTACTTGGGAGGGTCTAGACGTAACAAAGACAGAgaaggggagggagggggtgcCTAAGCATAGTAATGACCCCAATAATTTACTGCATTGCTTcacataatgtaaaaaaatgcgacgtaaatttcccccttttaaatgccattgacaacaacaatgcaaagaataacaaccatttgcactgaATTAATTCTCACTTTTTAATGTGTCCTAAAATTGGAGGCAACTTTCATTGACCTCATTAAAACTTAATGTTTGATCAGTAAGACTGCCAATGatacatttgaaatgatttaataATCTCCCTCCTTTTGACATTGGCATTTACGTACTTGCACTGTCAAATGACCTAGATAGAGTTTCCAAAAGCCTTTGTGGAACCTTCTGGTGTCTCCCCCTTTGCACTGGTGTCCCGGTCTGTCTGCAAAAGTCTTCCCCTGACTTGACTAATGTGATTTCTACGGGCTATTTTTAGCTCCGTGACATCACAAAGGCattcaaagtggcggtccgggacCAGTGGGGGGGCTGCTACATTGTGCTGCTCCAAGAGAATAAAAAAGGGGGCCTCGTCTGCTTCCCGGCAGCCAGTTGCCCCTCTGCCAGGAAGGGGCATTCATTCCCGGCACCCCGGATTCCCAGTCGCCCCTAAAGGCAGCGTGAGTGAGAGCGACAAGGCTTGTTTTCACCCCCCCTATAAGCCAATTGATTTACGCTAACTCACGAAAAGTCAGGCGACGTCACGTGTAATAATAGTCTTCCCATTCGGCAAGATGTTGCCAACCGAGCGTCCCAAACAAACCGACAACCAAGACGCCACAAGCTAATCGCTGGCGAGGTGTCCCCTTTCAGCCTTACGCAAACAAAGAGCGCGTAATGACGCCACGTCTCACTCGGTGGGCCTTCTGGAAGATTCTCCCCTGACGACACATTTGGTGTCGTCAGGGGAGAAAGcagtattgttgttttttttcttgcgtGCGAAGTGGCACCTCTTTGTCCTCGTAAACAATCTCCGTCGTCCCGTGAAGGCAGCGCGTCACTGCCGCGAAAGGGGTGGAGTGTCGTCATGGCTACCGGGAATgttcaacaacaacaagcagTGCAGGAaagagaaacacacacacaaaagccttCGGGCCGTGTTAACTGACGTAAACCACTCAATAATTCATGAGGCCTGCAAAATGtgggctattttttttcacttttcaatATTTACATGGAGTTTTTCTTTTAGAGACAGTTACCTTATCTGTATATATAGTATTAAAGTATATTATACACATTTCGATGCCCATCTAGTTTTAccaattatatacatatacacatacacatatgtacattatTTACTATCCAATATACTTTTCTCATAACAACACCGTCATTAACGATGCATTCCAGTGAAATTGAATGTATTATGAACGACATTAgtaatatttcatcattttttgtacatCGAAAATAACTCGATAATAATGCACAATGCTTTTTTTGGCTGCAAATGCCCTTTAAAGCTGTTAAATTGGCCATCAGTGGTTGCAAATGAGTCAGTGTTGGTACAATGTCTTTCTTCTGTTGCATCACGAGTGCCTCAAAAGTCGGTGTCTGTTCCACACTCACACTTGAATTGCGTCACCGTCGCTCGCCTCCTGCCATCGAGACGTTCCTGGGAATCGAAAATCTTGACCTCGGCCCTACCCACTGTTGCGTTATCTCGACTAACCGCCATCTTCTTTGTGCTCTCTATCTAGGTTAAAGgattccctccctccctccctccttggGAAACACCTTTTTGTGGAAAAGTACacacgcggcggcggcgcccaCGTACGCAAACATCTCGTTTGGCCAGTACGACACGCCCGTCCGTCTTCTCGGTGAAGGGTACGAACGCCGCCTGGGGCTTCGCTGGCGGGCGGGTGCCGTCCTTGGGAATGTGAGTACCTCCGATGACGCCACAAAGACCGCCAATGACGGCCATGTATGTCTGTGCTACGTTTTTCTCAGGTTCGATATTGGAAACTATTTCACTCGTGCAGAAATACCGGAGTTCTGCTTCtgagaacaacaaaaatctggtatgaaaagtttttttaagtcaaataatCAGTCCATAGCATGAACAGCAAAAATTAAGATGATTGACTCATCTTATTTTGaatgtattaatatttcatCTCATGATTTgtgattaattaattttctattCCTTTTTTAGGTCCTTTTCATTCAATGGTGatatgattggacgtctatttgtGCCATTTGCAGCCTTGGGAGTTGGACACAAAATCATTCTATCAGGtaataaacatttaatttagtcatgtcattttttaatcattttttttaaaagagttcattgaattgaaatgtcatttgttACAAGTAGGTCACACCCAAATTGAGAACATTACGTTATAACGCAAGAAAAGAAGTCCTCCCGTGCTTGCGTGCGtacctttcccttttttttccctttttttgctgAGCCTTATCTTTTTTGGTAGTCGAGTACTTTTCACAACAAGCCGACTGTTTGTTGTTTTACGTAACTTGAAGTCGCTCGCTGGCTCGCTCGGCCCCGCTCTCGCATTTACCAGCAGTGCCCGCCCCTTTTTACAGGATGCGCCATATTTGGAAAATGACGTGGTGGGGATCCCGAAGCGGAATCTTCCATTCCTTGAAAGCGGGAGGGCTCGCAGCGTTAAAACGCCGCTTTCTTTGTTAAACTtctctttatatttcatttcaagGTTGACTATTATGTTTATTTAAAGCGTTTTCTTAACACCTCGCCTTGTTTATTAGCTTGTTTATTTGTTCCGGGTCTGTGCTTTTCTCCCCCCCTGGGTGTCAACCCCCCCCTCTCGTCCGCCCACCCGACGTCATCGAGGAGCCCGCTCGCAGCCTATAAAATGTCCGCCAGCGCATTCGGGCGGCACTTCTCCTTCGCTCACAGAACAAGACGGCTAGTTAGCTAGCGGGACTTcagacttgtctttttttttctctttttgaacCCTTTACAGAGGGTCGGAGGGATCTCCCAAGCTTTGATCGGACCTTTTTGGATCTTCCCTCGACACACTCGTGCCATTTGAGCCATGATGTTGAACGTGTTCAACCCGGAGTGCGACTCCTCCTCCCGGTGTAGCACGGCGTCTCCGGCCGCTGACAGCTCCAGCAATTTGGGCTACTACCAAGCGTCTCCAGCCGGCTCTTACTCCAGCCTGGGCTCGCCACAATCTCAggtaaggttgttttttttttgcaaatctaTATTTAGAAATAATTGCTCAAAGGATTATTTTTGTATCTATTATTCTGGGAACAAAGCTAATTAATGTGCATTGTATTGAAGCCAAAGAATTTGAAGTATTATTATACAGCCATGCCGACCCAACTGCAGATCTTTTATGTAATGATTACAAAAGTAATCCTATAAATCAGTATATTTACTCTTTAGATATTTTGAAGTGTCACTGAAAAAATTAAGAATATTTTGTTTAAGTTAAAAATAACTTAACTATTTAAGTGGTTTACTGTTTAAATTTAAAtctaatatttaaatgttcaaacaTGTTGTCCATTCCAAGAAATAtgctgacatttatttttttgcccatttgCAGGATTTCACCGACTTGAGCGTTTCCAGCAGCTCTTTCGTCCCCACGGTAACGGCCATCTCCAGCAGCCCCGACCTGCAGTGGATGGTCCGACCGCTGGTCTCCTCGCTGGCCCCTTCGCACCGGAACGGCGCCGCGGTCTCGGGACCCAGCCCGGCGTACCTCGGGATGAGCCCCAAGCTCTCGGCGTCTCGCCCCCACAGCAACAAGCGAGGCAGGACCGAACACGTAAGTTTGTTTGCCCATTTTTCTGCCCGCCTGGAAGCCCCCGCTTTCTCCCCGCACGGGTCATTAAAACATCCTTTTTACATTTGCAGATTTCTCCCGAAGAGGAAGCCAAGAAAAAGATTCGGAGGGAGAGAAACAAGCAAGCGGCCGCTAAATGTCGCAACAGGCGGCGCGAACTGACCGATACGCTCCAAGCTGTAAGTATTTATCTCTCATACTTTATTTTACTCAAATCTCCACCTGAGAGTTTTTAAGCTGTCAGGGTGGCTCTTTTCTTTGTCAAAAATGTCCCTGACGTCTCTTCTTCTTTGATCAGGAAACCGATCAGCTGGAGGACGAAAAATCCAAACTCCAGAACGACATTGCCAACctcctgaaagagaaagaacaactGGAGTTCATCTTGGTAGCCCACCGACCCATCTGCAAAGTTCCCAGCGAGCGGGATGTGCAATTCCAGCCGACGCCATCCAGCTCCGCCCTCTTCTCCAGCGCCGTCCCCACCGCCACCACGGTGTCCGTCAAACTGAGCGACCTGGACTCGTCGGTCCTGGACGAGTCTTTGGACCTCCTGGCCAAAACAGAGATGGAGCGCTCGGTGCCCGAGGCCGACATGCCGGCCTCGCTTTGCGGCGCCCAGGACTGGGAGCAGTTGCACCCGTCCGTGACCAGCGGCGACTTTGAGCTGCCCCTGCGCACGCCGGT
Proteins encoded in this window:
- the fosab gene encoding v-fos FBJ murine osteosarcoma viral oncogene homolog Ab — translated: MMLNVFNPECDSSSRCSTASPAADSSSNLGYYQASPAGSYSSLGSPQSQDFTDLSVSSSSFVPTVTAISSSPDLQWMVRPLVSSLAPSHRNGAAVSGPSPAYLGMSPKLSASRPHSNKRGRTEHISPEEEAKKKIRRERNKQAAAKCRNRRRELTDTLQAETDQLEDEKSKLQNDIANLLKEKEQLEFILVAHRPICKVPSERDVQFQPTPSSSALFSSAVPTATTVSVKLSDLDSSVLDESLDLLAKTEMERSVPEADMPASLCGAQDWEQLHPSVTSGDFELPLRTPVVTCTPAATFTSTFSFTFPEVEPFPGCAAAHRRGSSGNEQSSDSLHSPTLLAL